A window of Parasynechococcus marenigrum WH 8102 contains these coding sequences:
- a CDS encoding sirohydrochlorin chelatase — MAESSNDQLGVLICGHGSRNRLAVEEFAQMVEALRPKLAPMTVEHGYLEFARPILRDGLESLRQQGVTRVLAIPAMLFAAGHAKNDIPSVLNTFTAETGLPIDYGRELGVDRLMVAAAGARVRECLESNPSPVPLAETLLVVVGRGSSDPDANSNVAKVTRMLVEGFGFGWGETVYSGVTFPLVEPGLRQLVKLGFHRIVVVPYFLFSGVLVSRIRQHTERVAADHPEVDFLSAGYLGQHPLVVDTFKERVEEVLRGDTAMNCSLCKYRAQVLGFEQDVGRAQESHHHHVEGLAESCTLCERECTGACQPDGVPIPHQHHHDHAGEHHHHPPYPHADHPMGPRTLGSKDFPPKP, encoded by the coding sequence TTGGCCGAATCCTCGAACGACCAACTCGGCGTCCTGATCTGCGGCCATGGCAGTCGCAACCGGCTGGCCGTAGAGGAGTTCGCCCAGATGGTGGAAGCCCTGCGGCCAAAGCTGGCGCCGATGACGGTGGAGCATGGCTATCTGGAATTTGCCCGCCCGATCCTGCGGGATGGCCTGGAGTCTCTGCGTCAGCAGGGGGTGACACGAGTGCTTGCCATCCCTGCGATGTTGTTTGCGGCTGGGCACGCCAAGAACGACATCCCCTCTGTGCTCAACACGTTCACCGCAGAAACGGGCCTGCCGATTGATTACGGCCGCGAACTGGGGGTGGACCGTCTGATGGTTGCAGCGGCAGGAGCGCGTGTTCGCGAATGCCTGGAAAGCAACCCTTCTCCGGTGCCGCTGGCGGAGACGCTGCTGGTGGTGGTGGGACGCGGCTCGTCGGATCCCGATGCCAATTCAAATGTGGCCAAGGTCACCCGGATGCTGGTGGAGGGCTTTGGCTTCGGCTGGGGTGAGACGGTCTACTCAGGCGTGACCTTCCCCCTGGTTGAACCGGGCCTTCGGCAACTGGTGAAGCTGGGATTCCACCGCATCGTGGTGGTTCCTTACTTCCTGTTCTCAGGTGTTCTGGTGAGCCGCATCCGTCAGCACACCGAGCGGGTGGCGGCGGATCATCCCGAGGTTGACTTCCTCTCCGCCGGCTATCTCGGGCAACACCCGCTGGTGGTGGACACCTTCAAGGAACGGGTGGAGGAGGTGCTGCGCGGCGACACCGCCATGAATTGCTCCCTCTGCAAATACCGGGCCCAGGTGCTGGGCTTCGAGCAGGACGTTGGCCGAGCCCAGGAAAGCCACCATCACCACGTGGAGGGGCTGGCGGAGAGCTGCACGCTCTGCGAGCGGGAATGCACGGGGGCCTGCCAACCGGATGGTGTTCCCATCCCCCATCAGCACCATCACGATCACGCTGGTGAGCATCACCATCACCCCCCCTACCCCCATGCCGACCACCCCATGGGTCCCAGAACCCTCGGATCAAAAGATTTCCCACCGAAGCCTTAA
- a CDS encoding FAD-binding oxidoreductase: MDQLPPSLFNPQAADAEAQGLLQPTAEDLPSLIAGWSGPRPLRVCSGGTSSRAAAEGQWTLDLRRTMTGITWNAADQTVRIGGGCRMGQVLEQLHPLGRTVSAGLSGWPGVGYVLTGGMGPLSREQGLAVDQLQAIAGVWGSGEPFLLRRDHDQASAEWRGLCGAAPFLAVVREVVLATQPLRPLWIKASTGSPDQLPDWLVAAECSDPSTTLQWSWSADGSLRRLQVSGYEQPGWQRIDGLHQLPPLTPPPSGESRLHGEVVGLLGPAHGECWRRLLPELRALMHRCPHGGCSLSSQQLGDATAAVPTEATSFVHRDAVWKPWITAVWPAGDAEARQRSLRWLCELWSVLEPLCPGVHLAQLHDHLPFHQRELELAFGPWLPGLRQLKARRDPDGTLPGL; the protein is encoded by the coding sequence ATGGATCAGCTCCCACCTTCCCTGTTCAACCCCCAGGCAGCGGATGCCGAGGCACAGGGCCTGTTGCAGCCAACTGCGGAGGATCTGCCGAGCTTGATTGCCGGTTGGAGTGGTCCAAGGCCATTACGGGTCTGCAGTGGCGGCACCAGCTCCAGGGCTGCGGCGGAAGGCCAGTGGACGTTGGATCTGCGTCGCACCATGACGGGGATCACCTGGAATGCTGCAGATCAGACGGTGCGCATCGGGGGTGGATGCCGGATGGGGCAGGTGCTGGAGCAGCTGCATCCCCTCGGGCGCACCGTGAGCGCAGGGCTGTCCGGCTGGCCGGGTGTCGGCTATGTGCTGACGGGGGGGATGGGGCCCTTGAGTCGTGAGCAGGGCCTGGCGGTGGACCAGCTTCAGGCGATTGCAGGGGTCTGGGGCAGTGGTGAACCCTTCCTGCTGCGCCGTGATCACGATCAGGCCTCGGCGGAGTGGCGTGGCCTCTGTGGAGCGGCACCGTTTTTGGCGGTGGTGCGTGAGGTGGTGCTCGCCACCCAGCCCCTTCGCCCCCTCTGGATCAAAGCGTCGACGGGATCGCCCGATCAGCTGCCGGATTGGCTTGTCGCTGCGGAGTGCTCCGACCCCAGCACCACCCTTCAATGGAGCTGGAGTGCTGATGGCAGCCTCCGGCGGCTGCAGGTGTCTGGCTATGAACAGCCCGGTTGGCAGCGGATTGATGGACTGCACCAACTGCCGCCCCTGACGCCCCCGCCCTCAGGTGAATCCCGCCTGCATGGCGAGGTGGTGGGTCTGCTCGGACCGGCCCATGGCGAGTGTTGGCGCCGTTTGCTGCCGGAGCTGCGGGCGCTGATGCATCGCTGCCCCCATGGCGGCTGCAGCCTGTCCAGCCAGCAGCTGGGAGATGCCACCGCTGCAGTGCCTACTGAAGCCACGTCATTTGTGCATCGTGATGCGGTTTGGAAGCCATGGATCACAGCGGTCTGGCCTGCCGGAGATGCAGAGGCCCGTCAGCGCAGCCTCCGGTGGTTATGCGAGCTGTGGTCCGTGCTGGAGCCGCTCTGCCCAGGTGTGCATCTGGCGCAGTTGCATGACCATCTGCCCTTTCATCAGCGGGAGTTGGAATTGGCTTTCGGACCCTGGTTGCCTGGACTGCGTCAACTCAAGGCACGTCGGGATCCAGACGGCACCTTGCCAGGGCTCTAA
- a CDS encoding SulP family inorganic anion transporter → MAQRSSPALVNQWFANPSKDLLSGLVVAFAMIPEAIAFSGIAGVDPKVGLFGAFCLSLTIAVVGGRMAMITSATGSTALLMTGLVAAGEARGAGLGVQYLMVAGLVTGLLQILWGYLRLAYQMRFVPQGVLSGFVNALALLIFQAQLPQLGLDLHAGGDGHAGGLLPHGGQIPIVWGLVLLGLVIIYGLPRLTRLVPSQLVAIVVLTVISIGFNLDIPSVSSLGTLPDGLPTFAVPFGAGGVPFNLDTLGLVLPTALAISLVGLMETFLTQDILDDKTDTTTNKNVEARGQGIANIVASLFGGMAGCALVGQSVMNVDNGGRTRLSTLFSGVSLLAMILLAGPWLKQIPMAALVAVMISIAVSTADINGLRNLRRIPKSDTSVMLMTFAVTMLTTPHNLALGVLAGVALAGILFSRKVAKVIQVEAIDVSDQERRYRVVGQLFFVSKVYFLQGFDLHDHPERIVIDLSSAHIWDQSGVAALDQVMRKFRLGGSEVSVEGLNDESLDLFERIGGKESAHA, encoded by the coding sequence ATGGCCCAGCGTTCCAGTCCAGCTCTGGTGAATCAATGGTTCGCCAACCCCAGCAAGGATTTGCTTTCGGGCCTGGTGGTGGCCTTCGCGATGATCCCGGAGGCGATCGCCTTCTCCGGCATCGCCGGGGTGGACCCGAAGGTCGGCCTGTTCGGGGCCTTCTGTCTGTCACTCACCATTGCCGTGGTGGGTGGTCGCATGGCGATGATCACCTCCGCCACCGGTTCAACGGCCCTGCTGATGACGGGACTGGTCGCAGCCGGTGAAGCCCGGGGTGCCGGGCTCGGGGTGCAGTATCTGATGGTGGCGGGTCTGGTCACCGGCCTGCTGCAGATCCTCTGGGGCTACCTCCGGCTGGCGTATCAGATGCGGTTCGTGCCCCAGGGCGTGCTCAGCGGCTTCGTCAATGCCCTGGCGCTGCTGATCTTCCAGGCGCAATTGCCTCAGCTGGGCCTGGATCTGCATGCCGGCGGTGATGGCCACGCTGGTGGTCTGTTGCCCCACGGTGGTCAGATTCCAATCGTCTGGGGTCTGGTGCTGCTGGGTCTGGTGATCATTTATGGCCTGCCGAGGCTTACCCGGCTGGTGCCGTCCCAGCTGGTGGCCATTGTTGTGCTCACGGTCATCAGCATCGGCTTCAACCTGGACATTCCCAGCGTCAGCAGTCTTGGAACGCTGCCGGATGGATTGCCCACCTTCGCGGTTCCCTTCGGCGCGGGTGGTGTTCCCTTCAACCTCGACACCCTGGGCCTGGTGCTCCCCACAGCCTTGGCCATTTCCCTGGTGGGTCTGATGGAGACCTTCCTGACTCAGGACATCCTTGACGACAAGACCGACACCACCACCAACAAAAACGTGGAGGCCCGTGGACAGGGCATCGCCAACATCGTGGCGTCGTTGTTCGGAGGCATGGCGGGCTGTGCCCTGGTGGGTCAATCGGTGATGAATGTGGACAACGGCGGCCGTACGCGTCTCTCAACCCTGTTCTCCGGCGTTAGCCTTCTGGCGATGATCCTGCTTGCCGGCCCCTGGCTGAAGCAGATCCCGATGGCAGCCCTGGTGGCGGTGATGATCAGCATCGCCGTGAGCACGGCAGACATCAACGGCCTGCGCAACCTGCGCCGCATCCCCAAGAGCGACACCTCGGTGATGCTGATGACCTTCGCTGTCACCATGCTCACCACGCCCCACAACCTGGCGTTGGGGGTGTTGGCCGGTGTGGCCCTCGCGGGAATTCTGTTCAGCCGCAAGGTGGCCAAGGTGATCCAGGTGGAAGCGATCGATGTGAGCGATCAGGAGCGCCGTTACCGGGTTGTCGGTCAGTTGTTCTTCGTCAGCAAGGTCTATTTCCTGCAGGGATTTGATCTGCACGATCATCCCGAGAGAATTGTGATCGATCTCTCCTCAGCCCACATCTGGGATCAGAGCGGCGTGGCGGCGCTCGATCAGGTGATGCGTAAATTCCGCCTGGGGGGATCCGAGGTCTCCGTGGAAGGCCTGAACGACGAAAGCCTGGATCTGTTTGAGCGGATCGGAGGTAAGGAGTCCGCCCATGCCTGA
- a CDS encoding amino acid ABC transporter substrate-binding protein produces MIRSSRRILIGAITVVAGLLGGCASLDEAGRSRLDLVKQRDELLCGVSGKIPGFSFLTPKGTYTGLDVDICRAMAAAFLGDADKVQYRPLTAPERFTALRSGEIDLLSRNTTHTLSRDAEGGNGLGFAPVVFHDGQGLIVPVNSGVTSLADLSGQAICVGSGTTTEQNLNDAFASKGIPYTPIKYQDLNQVVGGYLQGRCQAMTSDRSQLAAARSGFIEPEGHVILEDRLSKEPLAPAVVGGDQRLVDAMTWVVYALIEAEERGITQANLDRQLRAAEADPSQAAMRRFLGVDGGLGRKLGLPDDFVVQAIRATGNYGEIYDRHLGPESPVAIPRGANRLAEDGGLMIAPPFT; encoded by the coding sequence ATGATCCGATCCAGTCGTCGTATCTTGATCGGAGCCATCACTGTTGTGGCTGGGCTGCTGGGCGGATGTGCCTCCCTGGACGAGGCCGGTCGTTCTCGGTTGGATCTGGTGAAGCAGAGGGATGAGCTTCTCTGTGGTGTGAGCGGCAAGATTCCTGGCTTCAGTTTCCTTACGCCGAAGGGCACCTACACCGGGCTTGATGTCGACATCTGTCGAGCCATGGCTGCTGCCTTCCTCGGCGATGCCGACAAGGTTCAATACCGACCGCTGACGGCGCCAGAGCGATTCACTGCACTGCGCTCCGGCGAGATTGATCTGCTGTCCCGCAACACCACCCATACTCTCAGCCGTGATGCGGAGGGTGGCAATGGCCTTGGTTTCGCTCCTGTGGTGTTCCATGACGGCCAGGGCTTGATCGTGCCCGTCAACAGCGGTGTGACGAGCCTTGCTGATCTGAGCGGTCAAGCGATTTGTGTGGGGTCGGGCACCACAACCGAGCAGAACCTCAACGACGCCTTTGCCTCCAAGGGGATCCCTTACACCCCGATCAAGTACCAGGATCTCAATCAGGTGGTGGGCGGCTACCTGCAGGGACGCTGTCAGGCCATGACCTCAGACCGCTCGCAATTGGCCGCAGCCCGCTCCGGGTTCATTGAGCCGGAAGGCCATGTGATTCTTGAAGACCGTCTCAGCAAAGAGCCTCTGGCTCCGGCGGTGGTCGGCGGTGATCAGCGCTTGGTTGATGCCATGACCTGGGTTGTGTATGCCTTGATCGAGGCGGAGGAGCGTGGAATCACCCAAGCCAATCTCGATCGTCAACTGCGTGCCGCTGAGGCGGATCCATCCCAGGCGGCCATGCGGAGATTCCTGGGCGTTGATGGCGGTCTGGGCCGCAAGCTCGGACTTCCTGATGATTTCGTCGTTCAGGCCATCCGGGCCACCGGCAACTACGGCGAGATCTACGACCGCCACCTCGGGCCGGAGAGCCCGGTGGCAATACCCCGTGGCGCCAACCGCCTCGCCGAGGATGGCGGTTTGATGATCGCGCCCCCATTCACCTGA
- a CDS encoding ABC transporter permease subunit (The N-terminal region of this protein, as described by TIGR01726, is a three transmembrane segment that identifies a subfamily of ABC transporter permease subunits, which specificities that include histidine, arginine, glutamine, glutamate, L-cystine (sic), the opines (in Agrobacterium) octopine and nopaline, etc.) has product MRRHRLLLQLGLALLLLALIALLINNLTVNLIRTGLGLGFGWLSRPAGFALAETALPYAPSDSYLWALTIGWLNSLKVILAGLVLATLLGVAAGAARNSGNRLLRSLAGTYVALIRQVPLLLQLLFWYFVAFLGLPSMPVGGLIQLSNQGIQLLGLNLSVEFCAVLTGLTVFTGASIAEIVRGGINAVPRGQWEAFRSLGLNEGLGLRRIVLPQALPAILPALTSQYLNLAKNSTLAIAVGYADLYAVSDTTITQTGRAIEGFLLLLLSFLLLNLLISGGMAALNGAVLSRVRRSR; this is encoded by the coding sequence ATGCGCCGTCATCGTCTGCTGCTGCAGCTGGGCTTGGCTCTGCTGTTGCTGGCCCTGATCGCTCTGCTGATCAACAACCTCACCGTGAACCTGATCCGCACGGGACTTGGTCTCGGTTTCGGTTGGCTCAGTCGTCCAGCGGGGTTCGCTCTGGCGGAAACAGCGCTCCCCTACGCACCCTCCGACTCGTATCTCTGGGCGTTGACCATCGGTTGGCTGAACAGCCTCAAGGTGATCCTTGCGGGTCTGGTGCTGGCCACGCTTCTCGGTGTCGCGGCCGGTGCGGCCCGCAACAGCGGAAACCGCCTGCTGCGCAGTCTTGCGGGCACCTATGTCGCCCTGATCCGCCAGGTCCCGTTGCTGCTGCAGCTGTTGTTCTGGTATTTCGTGGCCTTCCTCGGCCTGCCGTCGATGCCTGTGGGCGGCTTGATTCAGTTGTCCAATCAGGGCATCCAACTGTTGGGGCTGAATCTGAGTGTGGAGTTCTGCGCTGTTCTCACCGGACTGACGGTGTTCACCGGGGCGTCCATTGCTGAAATCGTCCGCGGCGGCATCAACGCCGTGCCCCGGGGGCAATGGGAGGCTTTCCGCAGCCTCGGGCTGAATGAGGGCCTTGGCCTGCGGCGGATCGTGCTGCCCCAGGCGTTGCCGGCCATCCTGCCGGCACTTACCAGTCAATACCTCAACCTGGCCAAGAACAGCACTCTTGCCATCGCCGTTGGCTATGCGGATCTTTATGCCGTCAGCGACACCACGATCACTCAGACGGGACGTGCCATCGAAGGATTTTTGTTGCTGTTGCTCAGCTTTCTGCTGCTCAATCTGCTGATCAGCGGCGGTATGGCGGCGCTCAACGGTGCGGTGCTGAGTCGTGTTCGGAGGAGCCGCTGA
- a CDS encoding amino acid ABC transporter permease has product MTRWLDRLITLLMLALLSWGGWVVVHWLLHGADWSVVSANLPLFAVGSYPSDQRWRPLLWISTCVVLVVLTLTAPRGAGWRRALPPLWIAMAPLGLWLLAGGLGLLPVGTRHWGGLTLTLLLTAGSGLLALPLGVLLALGRRSDLPVLRWSSTVYIELMRAVPLIAVLFFGQLLIPLFLPPGLEINRVLRAVLAFALFAAAYIAEDVRGGLQAIPPTQREAASVLGLSPLQTLQLVVLPQALRVALPSLTNQAVGLLQNTSLMAILGLVELLGISRSLLANPAFIGRYLEVYLWLAAVYWLACTAMALLARHLEVQLDPVRFNR; this is encoded by the coding sequence ATGACCCGCTGGCTGGATCGTCTGATCACGCTGCTGATGTTGGCGCTGCTTAGCTGGGGCGGTTGGGTTGTGGTGCATTGGCTCCTGCATGGGGCCGACTGGTCCGTGGTGAGCGCCAACCTGCCGCTCTTTGCCGTGGGCAGTTACCCCTCGGATCAGCGTTGGCGGCCCCTGCTCTGGATCTCAACCTGCGTGGTGCTGGTGGTGTTGACGCTGACGGCGCCAAGGGGGGCGGGCTGGCGCCGTGCGTTGCCCCCGCTCTGGATTGCCATGGCGCCGCTGGGATTGTGGTTACTGGCGGGGGGGCTGGGTCTTCTGCCCGTTGGAACACGCCACTGGGGCGGACTCACCCTCACCCTGTTGCTGACAGCGGGGAGCGGCTTGCTGGCGCTGCCATTGGGGGTGTTGCTGGCCCTCGGCCGCCGCAGTGATCTGCCGGTGCTGCGCTGGAGCAGCACGGTTTATATCGAGTTGATGCGAGCCGTGCCGCTGATCGCGGTGCTGTTTTTCGGGCAACTGCTGATTCCGTTGTTCCTGCCGCCAGGGTTGGAGATCAACCGTGTGCTCCGAGCGGTGCTGGCTTTTGCCCTGTTCGCAGCGGCTTACATCGCCGAGGACGTGAGGGGCGGGTTGCAGGCGATTCCCCCCACCCAGCGGGAGGCTGCTTCAGTGCTCGGTCTGTCTCCGTTGCAGACGCTGCAGTTGGTGGTGCTGCCCCAGGCGCTGCGTGTTGCTCTGCCATCGCTCACCAATCAGGCGGTTGGGCTGCTGCAGAACACCAGCTTGATGGCGATTCTCGGCCTGGTGGAGCTGCTGGGAATCAGCCGCAGTCTGCTGGCCAATCCGGCCTTCATCGGCCGCTATTTGGAGGTGTATCTCTGGTTGGCTGCTGTTTACTGGCTGGCGTGCACGGCGATGGCTCTGCTGGCCCGCCACCTGGAAGTCCAGCTCGACCCCGTTCGATTCAACCGATGA
- a CDS encoding amino acid ABC transporter ATP-binding protein: MTVAIRATDLVKSYIAGVRALDRVSLEVSSGEVLVVMGPSGSGKSTLIRTFNGLERLDGGALDVLGVRLDSTHADPQVRAIRRRVGMVFQQFNLFPHLSILENISLAPVKVQKRPKAEVEQRALELLEQMGIQEQAEKYPAQLSGGQQQRVAIARALALDPEVMLFDEPTSALDPERVKEVLDAMRQLARGGMTMVVVTHEIGFAREVADRVMFMDQGQVVETSDPVTFFSGAREERSRRFLSQMV, translated from the coding sequence ATGACTGTTGCCATCCGCGCCACCGACCTGGTGAAGAGCTACATCGCTGGGGTGAGGGCTCTGGATCGGGTGAGTCTGGAGGTGAGCAGCGGTGAGGTGCTGGTGGTGATGGGTCCTTCCGGATCGGGAAAGAGCACCCTGATCCGCACCTTCAACGGACTTGAGAGGCTGGATGGTGGCGCCCTCGATGTTCTTGGGGTGCGTCTGGATTCCACCCATGCTGATCCTCAGGTGCGGGCGATCCGCCGTCGGGTGGGAATGGTGTTTCAGCAGTTCAACCTGTTCCCCCATCTCTCCATCCTTGAGAACATCTCCCTCGCGCCGGTGAAGGTGCAGAAACGTCCGAAGGCGGAGGTGGAGCAGCGGGCGCTGGAGTTACTGGAGCAAATGGGGATTCAGGAGCAGGCAGAGAAGTACCCGGCACAGCTCAGTGGCGGCCAGCAGCAACGTGTGGCGATCGCCCGGGCCCTCGCCCTGGATCCTGAGGTGATGCTCTTTGATGAACCCACCAGTGCCTTGGATCCGGAACGGGTCAAGGAGGTGCTGGATGCCATGCGTCAGCTGGCTCGCGGTGGGATGACCATGGTGGTGGTGACCCATGAGATCGGCTTCGCCCGCGAAGTGGCCGATCGCGTGATGTTCATGGATCAGGGCCAGGTGGTGGAGACGTCGGATCCAGTGACGTTTTTCTCGGGGGCTCGGGAGGAACGCAGCCGCCGCTTTCTCAGTCAGATGGTCTGA
- a CDS encoding AEC family transporter has translation MLRFLLELLPALLLGFWGGRRYPTLSGRLAMPLVRFGVPISVMGLLLRGGLGGEMVVAAVLAVLAIALVLLLAHRLPGFNGLQRSSLRLGSCIGNTAYVGIPLALAFLPSEALPISIGYDLGATLLTWSLGPMFIGAAPLGRSPLWSHWFINLSSSPATRGLLGALLVQWTPWSSVVAEALWWPSRAVIVVALVVVGMRLGSLSRDAVSLSPTRLGLVQALVVKLGLYPGLLLLLGFVLPLNPLMIQAITLQGAAPTAISLLLIAESVGVDQERAAGLVFWSTVLSLITASLWGTALSLLMPSGG, from the coding sequence GTGCTGCGTTTTTTGCTGGAGTTGCTCCCCGCACTCCTGCTCGGTTTCTGGGGCGGACGTCGTTATCCAACCCTGTCCGGGCGTCTCGCTATGCCGCTGGTGCGGTTCGGCGTGCCCATCAGCGTGATGGGTCTGCTGTTGAGAGGTGGGCTCGGTGGCGAGATGGTCGTGGCCGCTGTCCTGGCCGTGCTCGCTATCGCGCTTGTGCTGCTCCTGGCCCATCGTCTGCCGGGTTTCAACGGTCTGCAGCGATCTTCTCTGCGGCTTGGCAGTTGCATTGGCAACACCGCTTATGTGGGGATTCCACTGGCCCTGGCTTTTCTGCCGAGCGAGGCCCTGCCGATCAGTATTGGCTACGACCTCGGCGCAACGTTGCTGACCTGGAGCCTTGGTCCGATGTTCATCGGTGCGGCGCCCTTGGGCCGGTCGCCCCTGTGGAGTCATTGGTTCATCAATCTCAGCAGCAGTCCCGCAACCCGTGGCTTATTGGGAGCGTTACTGGTCCAATGGACCCCTTGGAGCTCCGTCGTCGCCGAGGCACTGTGGTGGCCTTCACGGGCGGTGATCGTTGTGGCCCTTGTGGTGGTGGGCATGCGGCTGGGGAGCCTTTCGCGCGATGCCGTGTCGTTGTCGCCGACGCGCCTGGGATTGGTGCAGGCGCTGGTGGTCAAGCTTGGCTTGTATCCAGGACTGCTGCTTCTTTTGGGGTTCGTGTTGCCACTGAATCCTTTGATGATTCAAGCCATCACCTTGCAGGGCGCCGCCCCAACGGCCATCTCACTGTTATTAATCGCCGAGTCTGTTGGTGTTGATCAGGAGCGCGCAGCTGGCCTTGTGTTCTGGAGCACTGTTTTGTCGTTGATCACGGCTTCGCTTTGGGGGACGGCACTGTCGTTGCTGATGCCAAGTGGTGGGTGA